A genomic window from Solanum dulcamara chromosome 11, daSolDulc1.2, whole genome shotgun sequence includes:
- the LOC129874021 gene encoding GATA transcription factor 19-like: protein MNSCGNAYCHGGSCTCGVYYGQNNGTSAYSMYYNQYQNDENYSENMYSFVSSPSSSSSSVDCTLTLGTPSTRLSTNENHEKRVHESSSTTTHERGSSSSYMSKCWNILQNKTNSSAHKSGRSSNNNADPLVTRRCANCDTTSTPLWRNGPRGLKSLCNACGIRYKKEERRSSAAAAANGNGGGIGMESSTQHMINESSWVHHSQGQKMPCYTSAYANHEYRFIEDHDDRDSDNAISFWPYLASQHC, encoded by the exons ATGAATAGTTGTGGTAACGCTTATTGTCATGGTGGTTCGTGCACTTGTGGTGTGTATTACGGTCAAAATAACGGCACTTCTGCATACTCAATGTACTATAACCAGtatcaaaatgatgaaaattattCTGAAAACATGTATTCTTTCGTTTCTTCtccatcttcttcttcgtcttcCGTGGATTGTACTCTTACCTTAGGTACACCTTCCACTCGTCTTAGTACTAATGAGAATCATGAAAAGCGAGTTCATGAGTCGTCGTCGACGACGACTCATGAACGtggctcttcttcttcttacatGTCCAAATGTTGGAATATTCTACAAAACAAAACCAATTCATCCGCTCATAAGTCCGGTCGCAGTAGTAATAATAACGCTGACCCACTTGTTACTCGTCGATGTGCTAATTGCGACACTACTTCGACACCTTTGTGGAGAAATGGTCCTAGAGGCCTCAAG TCACTTTGCAATGCGTGTGGAATTCGTTACAAAAAAGAGGAAAGGAGAAGTAGTGCTGCGGCCGCGGCTAATGGTAACGGCGGTGGAATTGGAATGGAGAGCAGTACACAACATATGATAAACGAGTCGTCATGGGTTCATCATTCACAAGGCCAGAAAATGCCGTGTTACACATCAGCCTATGCAAATCATGAATACAGGTTCATTGAAGATCATGATGATCGTGATTCTGATAATGCAATTTCCTTTTGGCCCTATCTAGCATCTCAACATTGCTGA
- the LOC129872532 gene encoding uncharacterized protein LOC129872532: MVEDGRYEQYPWGKIAFSKLIKGMRQEFSNAKQMYRLGGMPYALNVWIYECASQVTSEIAYPCSNIVQSQHEMKSIVIHDSQQKPEASTSAAKVNFRKPHEVPEFEDFSTPPPTELLKRSSHVADTSSSPPSKRMKTFPAKKPIQVETANMHKDFIPPNESEKPVSPDNVPGAKSAVDQKFKRLENKIDSNHIDLLKVMDSMANRMTGTSSQVKTDDFDQTFHVVEQQEAPTELEVHNFANKSDPPPKNDKSNVQKHIKGPEPSTMIKQEDNISEQNISADVPELFDQQVYSDTLKEDEPSVKIQKVDDVSQHNIVADDESKTLIFTPQLKDVSARQMESQRANTDQLIADSDTLQNTGKKDGRVADDKTDKVEEQVEEIEKEKIKPSTSESNTSAPFSTETLDVIDALIYGLPLPAMPLTAVSHEQVQDECLLRDSQLPTTLPSKANVLSDDAKTPFRRSRIPSKILQSPYLLNFGSSEKEKENLSAVMHQTHPFKGFGICYHPPSELVTDYSQWIDKGLLKSHGNK; encoded by the exons atggTAGAAGATGGTAGGTATGAGCAATATCCATGGGGGAAAATAGCATTttcaaaattgataaaaggaaTGCGTCAGGAGTTTTCAAATGCCAAACAAATGTATCGTCTAGGCGGCATGCCATACGCTCTGAATGTTTGGATATATGAATGTGCATCTCAAGTTACCTCTGAAATTGCT TATCCATGCTCCAACATTGTCCAATCTCAACATGAAATGAAATCTATTGTCATTCATGACAGCCAACAGAAACCTGAAGCTTCAACATCGGCTGCCAAGGTCAATTTCAGAAAACCTCATGAAGTCCCCGAATTTGAGGACTTTTCAACACCACCACCCACAGAATTATTAAAAAGATCCAGTCATGTCGCTGATACATCTTCTTCACCTCCTTCTAAAAGAATGAAGACTTTCCCTGCTAAAAAgccaattcaagtagaaacagCCAACATGCACAAGGATTTCATACCACCAAATGAATCAGAAAAGCCTGTTTCTCCTGACAATGTACCAGGGGCGAAGTCAGCT gtTGACCAGAAGTTCAAGCGTTTGGAgaataaaattgattcaaatcacATTGATCTTTTGAAAGTCATGGACAGTATGGCGAATCGAATGACTGGCACATCATCTCAAGTTAAAACAGATGATTTTGATCAAACATTCCATGTGGTTGAACAACAAGAAGCACCTACTGAATTGGAGGTGcacaattttgcaaataaatctGATCCACCCCCCAAAAATGACAAATCTAATGTCCAGAAACATATTAAG gGACCTGAACCATCCACCATGATAAAACAGGAGGATAATATATCAGAACAAAACATTTCAGCAGATGTTCCAGAATTATTTGATCAGCAGGtttattctgatacattaaag GAAGATGAACCATCCGTCAAGATACAAAAGGTGGATGATGTATCACAACATAACATTGTAGCAGATGAT GAATCGAAAACATTAATTTTTACACCACAATTGAAGGATGTATCAGCACGCCAAATGGAATCACAAAGAGCAAATACTGATCAACTTATtgctgattctgatacattacag AACACTggaaagaaagatggaagagTAGCCGATGATAAAACTGACAAAGTAGAAGAGCAAGTTGAggagattgaaaaagaaaaaatcaaaccaagcaCATCAGAATCCAATACTTCAGCACCATTTTCGACCGAAACTCTGGATGTGATAGATGCTCTAATATACGGACTTCCATTACCAGCCATGCCATTGACAGCTGTTAGTCATGAGCAAGTTCAGGATGAATGTCTATTACGCGATAGCCAGCTACCAACCACTCTTCCATCAAAAGCCAATGTATTGTCTGACGATGCGAAGACACCATTTCGAAGAAGCAGGATTCCTTCGAAGATCTTACAGTCGCCGTATCTTTTAAACTTTGGGTCGAgtgaaaaggaaaaggaaaatttGTCAGCTGTTATGCATCAGACACACCCTTTTAAAGGTTTTGGCATATGCTATCATCCTCCATCCGAGCTTGTCACAGACTACTCTCAATGGATAGATAAAGGACTACTAAAATCACATGGCAACAAGTAA